One segment of Salvia splendens isolate huo1 chromosome 20, SspV2, whole genome shotgun sequence DNA contains the following:
- the LOC121782953 gene encoding ribosome maturation protein SBDS-like, which yields MSKTLVQPVGQKRLTNVAVVRLKKHGNRFEIACYKNKVLSWRSRVEKDLDEVLQSHTVYSNVSKGVLAKSKDLVQAFGTDDQTKVCLEILEKGELQVAGKERESQLSNQFRDIATIVMQKTYNPETKRPYTISMIERLMHDIHFAVEPNSSSKKQALEVIRELQKLYPIKRSPMRLRLTVPEKNMPSLLEKINGWNATIVSRDESGSQLSVICELEPGFFRDCDALVRSLQGRLDILAVNVHLDSDTHVDHYDDLEEESSSVQVVSKAPVVQLTEKLQKQTISSNEGSSQGEVKQQKCNTCNAFVGDAKEYREHFKSEWHKHNMRRKTRQLPPLSAEECMGDMEIIDSKADLKDYLF from the exons ATGTCGAAAACACTCGTGCAGCCTGTAGGGCAGAAGAGGCTGACGAACGTCGCGGTGGTGCGTCTCAAAAAACACGGAAACCGCTTCGAAATCGCTTGCTACAAGAACAAAGTCCTCTCTTGGCGCTCACGCGT AGAGAAAGACTTGGATGAAGTGTTGCAGTCACATACCGTGTATTCGAATGTTTCGAAAGGTGTTCTAGCTAAGTCGAAAGATTTAGTCCAAGCTTTCGGGACAGATGATCAAACTAAAGTTTGTTTGGAG ATTTTGGAGAAAGGAGAGCTGCAAGTTGCAGGGAAGGAGAGGGAGTCCCAATTATCCAATCAATTTAGGGATATTGCAACTATAGTTATGCAGAAGACTTATAACCCTGAAACTAAACGACCTTATACCATAAGCATGATTGAGCGTCTAATGCACGACATACATTTTGCCGTGGAACCAAATAGCAGCTCAAAGAAACAG GCATTAGAAGTCATACGTGAGCTCCAAAAGCTGTATCCAATCAAACGATCACCCATGAGACTGCGATTAACTGTACCAGAAAAGAACATGCCATCACTTTTGGAAAAGATTAATGGTTGGAATGCTACCATTGTTTCAAGAGACGAATCAGGAAGTCAGCTGTCTGTT ATTTGTGAACTGGAACCAGGTTTTTTCCGTGATTGTGATGCTTTAGTGAGGAGCCTGCAGGGAAGATTGGACATTCTTGCAGTGAACGTGCACTTGGATAGTGATACACATGTGGATCACTATGATGATCTTGAGGAGGAATCATCAAGCGTGCAGGTCGTCTCTAAGGCCCCCGTTGTTCAACTGACTGAAAAACTGCAGAAGCAAACAATTTCCTCGAACGAGGGGAGTTCCCAGGGAGAGGTAAAACAGCAAAAATGCAACACCTGCAATGCCTTTGTTGGTGATGCAAAGGAGTATCGAGAGCACTTTAAGAGTGAATGGCACAAGCACAACATGAGACGAAAGACGAGGCAGCTCCCTCCCCTTAGTGCTGAAGAATGCATGGGTGACATGGAAATCATCGACTCCAAAGCTGATCTCAAGGACTACTTATTCTGA